The following are from one region of the Primulina eburnea isolate SZY01 chromosome 17, ASM2296580v1, whole genome shotgun sequence genome:
- the LOC140817833 gene encoding uncharacterized protein codes for MNIDYAIRKDEPSTITENNIPDDVDLYEKWERSNRLCVMFIKTKISAGMRGSDDQHNNVKELLKAIDEQFQYSDKALASTQIMEFSSLRLTSVRGVREHIMKMRDIEARLKKLEVEMSETFLVHYIVCTLPQQYGPFKISYNTHKDK; via the coding sequence ATGAATATTGATTATGCTATACGGAAAGACGAACCATCTACTATTACTGAAAACAACATTCCTGATGATGTTGATCTTTATGAAAAATGGGAGCGATCTAACCGACTCTGTGTAATGTTCATAAAGACTAAAATCTCTGCTGGTATGCGTGGTTCTGACGACCAGCATAATAATGTCAAAGAGTTACTGAAGGCTATTGATGAACAGTTTCAGTATTCAGATAAGGCACTTGCAAGCACTCAAATTATGGAATTCTCTTCATTAAGGCTCACTAGTGTGAGAGGTGTGCGAGAGCACATCATGAAAATGCGGGACATAGAGGCTCGGCTCAAGAAACTTGAAGTGGAAATGTCTGAGACTTTTCTTGTGCATTACATTGTATGCACTCTTCCACAACAATATGGACCCTTCAAAATTTCCTACAATACACATAAGGATAAATAG